The Limnospira fusiformis SAG 85.79 genomic interval TATTCAGACGAACAACAACGCCTAGCTTTGGCTTCTCGCGATCGCTATCAACAAGCACTCTCCGCCGCGAGTTACGGTGAGATTACCACAGAAATTGCTCCCGCCCAGGAATTCTATTATGCTGAAGCCTATCATCAGCAATACCTAGGCAAAAATCCCAATGGTTATTGTGGTTTAGGTGGCACTGGTGTGGGATGTCCCGCTATGACCGAAACTTCCGTTTAATCCCCTGAATTTCCTACGGTGCGTCCGACTCAAACATCAGTCGGACGCACTATTTATTTGCCTCCCTCAATTATCCATGATTTTGATGGCCTATCCAATGGCTGATTTCCTGTTGAATATGCTTAACTTCTGCTTCCTGTAGTTGCTGTCCGATACGGTAGGTGCGACGGCGAGAAAATACAAAAAATAACGGTTCTTGAGTCACAATTTCTAAGCTGTGGTGAAAATTGCCTTCGCTATCCTGTAGACATAAAGGATTAATTTCTTGGATATAAGAAAGTTTCCCCCTCTGGCGGCGAGTGAAAGCCGAGGAATGCCAGCATATTTCATAGGTGCTACTATCAAAGTTTAGGCTAATTCTCTCGAAATATTTTTCCCCAGATGTCAGGATAGCTACTAGAAATATCAGACTGACCGGCATAGCTAAAATTAACCCAATTAATGGCAGTGCCGCGATAACTTCTAATAAAAATAGGGCGATTTTTCCGGTGGGTATCGGTAGCTTTTCCAAGATTATTAAAGTGATGATTATCGATACAAATACCCCCGACTTCACTAGAATATTCAGATTATTTAACTTTTCCTTAGTCGTGGCTACTAACCATTTAGCTGTGTGGCGCATAGGGCGAATAAATTGCAGGGAAAACCGACAGGGAATTTGAATTGTCAATTGATCATCAGTTTGGGATAAGTTGATATTTGACTCTGTGGCGGGTGCAATTAATGCCCGAAAATTGAGTTTTTGTAACTCTAATAATGCGTCATCAGCACTAGGAAAACGGTTTTCTGGTAGGGGTTCTGTCAGACATTCTAACCAGGTGATTAAACGGATATCTGTTTTGGGGGGAATGCGATCGCGAAATTTTACCCTAAAACTTTCTTGGGGAAAATCAGCCGGAGGACAACCTGTTAATAAATGTACTAACGTCATCCCTAACGCATAAAGGTCAGAAGCCGTCGTTGACTGACCGCCAAATTGTTCAATGGGTGTATAACCTAAAGTTCCCACCACCGTAAAAGTCGCGCCAGGGGTGGGAAATTGAATCTGTACCGAACCAAAATCAATTAAATATATGCGGTTATCTTCACCCCAAATTAAGTTACTTGGTTTAATGTCTCGGTGCAAAATTGGCGGCGCAAATTGATGTAAATAACTGAGAATTTCTAAAACTTCTGTCGCGATCCACAAAACTTCTGGACGACTAAAAGTGTATCCAGATTCTAGTTTTTGCTTCAGGGATACACCGGGTAAATATTCTGTGACTAAACCAAACCATAAATTCTGGTCATCAACCGAGAAATAATCCCGGTAACGCACTAGACGAGGATGGTCGAGTCGTTGGAGAACTTCTGCTTCCCTTTCTAGGAGTTTCACATCATCCCATTGCATACCATTTCCCATGGCTAATAGTTTAATTACCACGCGATCGCGCCTTTGGAGATCTCGCCCTAACCAGGTTTGGCGGACTGGGTTACTGTTTAGGGATTCCCGGAGTTGAAAGCGATCGGCTAGAATAGTCTCAGTTGATAACATTGATACATAATCTTCAAACAGGGTGCTATAACTATTCTGCCATAAATGTAGATATTTGTGCTTCCCAAATCTAGTATCATCAAGTAAACTACACCATTTGACCTGTTATAATTATCCTAGGGCGAAATTATAGTAAAATCCTTCTTAACCATTCATGCTTACCACTACAAATACAAAGGAGTTCATATCATGCTACAAGCCAAACCCAGATTTCAAAGTTTTGACGAATATTTATCTTATCATGATACTTCCGAAAAACTCTATGAATTATTTAACGGAAAACTCATAGAAATGCCCCCAGAATCAGGTTTAAATATACAAATTGCTAATCGTCTGTTTTTGGTTTTTGCTTTGATGATAGGAACAGATAGAGTCCGAGGTCAAGGATTAGAATTAGAAGTGAGAGGCGAACCCAAAAATCGTTATCCAGATTTAACCATTATTAGACCAGAACATATTGAGCAACTCTCCCAACGTAATACCATTCGCCTGTCGATGTTACCACCTTTATTAGCCATAGAAGTCGTGAGTCCTGGAGAGTTACAAAGAGACAGAGACTATGTAGCCAAAAGAATACAATATCAAGATTTATCCATTCCCGAATATTGGATAGTTGACCCCCAAACTCAAACCATCCTAGTTTTAGAAATCACCGAAACTGGCTACACAGAAATCGGAGTTTTTGCGGGAGATAATTTAATCATATCACCCCAATTTAGACAGCTTGATTTAACAGCATATCAAGTGTTTAATCCCGGTTCTTAATTAACCCTATTAGTTAAAGGAGTTCATCTTATGCTAGAAGCCAAACCCAGATTTCAAAGTTTTGATGAATATTTATCTTATCATGATGCTTCCGAAAAACTCTATGAATTATTCAACGGAGAACTCATAGAAATGCCTCCAGAATCAGGTTTAAATATTGAAATAGCCACATTTTTACTAATTCAATTTGCTGCTATTGTCGGCTATCGTCGCGTCCGAGGTCAAGGATTAGAATTAGAAGTGAGAGGTGAACCCAAAAATCGTTATCCAGATTTAACCATTATTCGACCAGAACATATTGAGCAACTCTCCCAACGTAATACCATTCGCCTGTCGATGTTACCACCTTTATTAGTCATAGAAGTAGTGAGTCCTGGAGAGTTACAAAGAGATAGAGACTATGTAGCCAAAAGAATACAATATCAAGATTTAGCCATTCCCGAATATTGGATAGTTGACCCCCAAACTCAAACCATCCTAGTTTTAGAAATCACCGAAACTGGCTACACAGAAATCGGAGTTTTTGCGGGAGATAATTTAATCATATCACCCCAATTTAGACAGCTTGATTTAACAGCATCTCAAGTGTTTAATCCCGGTTCTTAATTAACCATAGGTAAGTCCTGGCGGGGCTAAAAACCTGTTAATAATTTAGCCCCAAGCTACTCAGGATAACTTAAAGATACTTTTTCAACAGTAACTGAAGCTGTTGTTTTCGAGGTTGTGGTACTTTTGCTAAAGGAGTAAGAATGGCATATTTTAAGGCAGAATGTGCCTCGGACTCTGGCATATTTTGAGAGAGTCGTTTAACGGTTTCCTGAATTACTTTTTGGGCATTAACTGCATTATGCTTGAGGTTATCAATCACTAAATCAACGGTTACATGATCATGGTCGGGATGCCAACAATCATAGTCAGTTACTAAGGCTAATGTAGCATAGGCTATTTCAGCTTCCCGTGCGAGTTTGGCTTCTGTTAAATTAGTCATACCAATTACAGTCCCCCCCCAACTTCGATACAAATTAGACTCAGCTTGGGTGGAAAAAGCGGGTCCTTCCATACAAATATAAGTTCCGCCTCTGTGTAGGGTTACTTCTGGGAAATTCAAAGCGGATATCGCATCACCGACAACAGCAGCCAACTGGTTACAAACCGGATGACCAAAACCAATATGGGCGACAATTCCATCCCCAAAAAAAGTCGAAATTCTGTTTTTTGTCCTGTCAATAAATTGGTCAGGAATTACCATATCTAAAGGCTTAACCTCAGCTTTCAGAGAACCGACAGCGGAGGCGGAAATAATATATTCGACTCCCAAACTTTTCATGGCGTAAATATTCGCCCGATAAGGTAACTCACTGGGAAGAAGTTTATGATCTCGTCCATGACGCGCCAGAAAAGCTACCCTCATCCCTTCTAAGGTTCCTAAAATAACCAGATCAGAGGGAGACCCAAAGGGTGTCTCAACTAGGACTTCTTCTAAGTCGGTGAGGGCTTCCATTTGATAAAGACCACTGCCGCCAATAATGCCAATTTTCGCCTGGGTCATAATTGCATTCCCTATTGATGATATTACTCAAGATATTGTAGCGGAACTTGTTTAAGATTATCTGAAACTTGCCAATTTTGGGGGAGTCCTATCGCCACCAACTCTTAACAATTAATAATCAGAGGTTTGCTGATTACACCAACTTGCGATATAATACTATTAGTCTCTCTCGGTGATTAGAAAATCATTAAAACCATGGCTATAGCAGCTTGATTTAACCTATCTATAGGGATTTAATAGTAAACTACCGCCCCATTCTGATGATGTCGATCGCCTATCAAACCGCCAATATTGTTGATAATTGTTAAAAAAAGTTGGTCCCAAAATTCCATCAACTTCTAACATATCCAAAACGGAGGGAGAGGACAAAATAACGGCTTCTAAATTGGTCAGTTTATGGGTTCCTAATTCCACCGTGGTGAGGGTTGATAGGGTCGCCGCCTCTAACCCACAAAATCCCAAAACCTGGACAGGACTACGGGATGCTGGATCGATTTCCAAGCGATCGGCTAAATCTTCGGAAATAAAGATAGTATCAGCCCCGGTATCCAACATAAAAGTAAACGACCCCCGATCAGCGATCGCCACCTCTGCTAACATGACCCCCAAACGACTTTTTAAAGGTATCGCCGTCGCCGATAAATGTGGGGGAAGAGGAGAGGGTGACAAAAGCTGAAGCTGTCTAGTTTCAGGATTTACGATCAGATCAAATTCCGCCAAAACATCCATTCCCAACACCCCAGATAAGCCATCAGGAATTGTCTTATTAGCAAATTCCAAAACCTGTAAATCCATCACCTGTGCTTCCCCCATTTTCAGAGTAGGAAGACGATGTAAAGTTGCATCCATCTCTGGACAATCATCACCCGCTACTGCTGACTTAACGCGATCGCCTGAAATTTCCTCTCCCACCAATCCCAAATCGGCGACTAAGGGACTTCCCACCATAGTAGTAGAAGCGCCCGTATCAAACAAAAAGCCCCCCCTACTTTCCCCGATTTCCACATCAACCGCAAACACCTGACTACCCTCAATCGGATGCAGAGAAACCTGGCTTTCTCCCGTAGTTTGAGGACGGGGTAAATTCAGCCCTTCCAACTGGACGATCGCCCTTAAATCCCACCCAGATTTTAACGACGGGAACACCGCCCCCACCGCCCCCACCGCCACAGTAGCAGTAGTTAAACCCACTATACATATTACCCCCAAACCATCCCATAATTTACCCATTTACCATCTCACCCAACCTTTTTTTAGCAACTTATTCTTACTTAATTATTGCCGATTAAGCACCATAAAGCATCTCATAGCAACTATCAGACATCTCAAAATTAGCCGTCACATTTTGCACATCATCCAAATCATCCAAAGCATTCATTAACTTCATGAGCGATCGGGCTTTTTCCACATCATCAATCTCCACAATATTGCTAGGAATCCAACGCAATTCGGCTTCCACCACCCGAAACCCAAAATCATCTAAAACCTGATTCAAATGTTCCAAATTTTCCACCACTGTAAACACTTCCACCCCATCAGTATCATCAACAGGAGTCAACTCGTAGGACTCAGCCTCCCCTTCCACAGAAGCCTCTAACAACTTCTCCTCATCAATAGGACCCGCCAAAGTTACAACCCCCTTTTGTTCAAACATCCAACTCACACAACCCGTTTCCCCCAGGTTTCCCCCATTCTTAGTAAAAGCC includes:
- a CDS encoding serine/threonine protein kinase, translated to MLSTETILADRFQLRESLNSNPVRQTWLGRDLQRRDRVVIKLLAMGNGMQWDDVKLLEREAEVLQRLDHPRLVRYRDYFSVDDQNLWFGLVTEYLPGVSLKQKLESGYTFSRPEVLWIATEVLEILSYLHQFAPPILHRDIKPSNLIWGEDNRIYLIDFGSVQIQFPTPGATFTVVGTLGYTPIEQFGGQSTTASDLYALGMTLVHLLTGCPPADFPQESFRVKFRDRIPPKTDIRLITWLECLTEPLPENRFPSADDALLELQKLNFRALIAPATESNINLSQTDDQLTIQIPCRFSLQFIRPMRHTAKWLVATTKEKLNNLNILVKSGVFVSIIITLIILEKLPIPTGKIALFLLEVIAALPLIGLILAMPVSLIFLVAILTSGEKYFERISLNFDSSTYEICWHSSAFTRRQRGKLSYIQEINPLCLQDSEGNFHHSLEIVTQEPLFFVFSRRRTYRIGQQLQEAEVKHIQQEISHWIGHQNHG
- a CDS encoding Uma2 family endonuclease encodes the protein MLQAKPRFQSFDEYLSYHDTSEKLYELFNGKLIEMPPESGLNIQIANRLFLVFALMIGTDRVRGQGLELEVRGEPKNRYPDLTIIRPEHIEQLSQRNTIRLSMLPPLLAIEVVSPGELQRDRDYVAKRIQYQDLSIPEYWIVDPQTQTILVLEITETGYTEIGVFAGDNLIISPQFRQLDLTAYQVFNPGS
- a CDS encoding Uma2 family endonuclease encodes the protein MLEAKPRFQSFDEYLSYHDASEKLYELFNGELIEMPPESGLNIEIATFLLIQFAAIVGYRRVRGQGLELEVRGEPKNRYPDLTIIRPEHIEQLSQRNTIRLSMLPPLLVIEVVSPGELQRDRDYVAKRIQYQDLAIPEYWIVDPQTQTILVLEITETGYTEIGVFAGDNLIISPQFRQLDLTASQVFNPGS
- a CDS encoding S-methyl-5'-thioadenosine phosphorylase, which codes for MTQAKIGIIGGSGLYQMEALTDLEEVLVETPFGSPSDLVILGTLEGMRVAFLARHGRDHKLLPSELPYRANIYAMKSLGVEYIISASAVGSLKAEVKPLDMVIPDQFIDRTKNRISTFFGDGIVAHIGFGHPVCNQLAAVVGDAISALNFPEVTLHRGGTYICMEGPAFSTQAESNLYRSWGGTVIGMTNLTEAKLAREAEIAYATLALVTDYDCWHPDHDHVTVDLVIDNLKHNAVNAQKVIQETVKRLSQNMPESEAHSALKYAILTPLAKVPQPRKQQLQLLLKKYL
- a CDS encoding aspartyl protease family protein; protein product: MGKLWDGLGVICIVGLTTATVAVGAVGAVFPSLKSGWDLRAIVQLEGLNLPRPQTTGESQVSLHPIEGSQVFAVDVEIGESRGGFLFDTGASTTMVGSPLVADLGLVGEEISGDRVKSAVAGDDCPEMDATLHRLPTLKMGEAQVMDLQVLEFANKTIPDGLSGVLGMDVLAEFDLIVNPETRQLQLLSPSPLPPHLSATAIPLKSRLGVMLAEVAIADRGSFTFMLDTGADTIFISEDLADRLEIDPASRSPVQVLGFCGLEAATLSTLTTVELGTHKLTNLEAVILSSPSVLDMLEVDGILGPTFFNNYQQYWRFDRRSTSSEWGGSLLLNPYR
- a CDS encoding YebC/PmpR family DNA-binding transcriptional regulator; amino-acid sequence: MAGHSKWANIKRQKARVDAVKGKVFTKISREIIVAARQGADPGGNFQLRTAIEKAKAAGIPNENIERAIAKGSGTFSEGSQLESIRYEGYGIGGVAVLIEGLTDNRNRTAADLRSAFTKNGGNLGETGCVSWMFEQKGVVTLAGPIDEEKLLEASVEGEAESYELTPVDDTDGVEVFTVVENLEHLNQVLDDFGFRVVEAELRWIPSNIVEIDDVEKARSLMKLMNALDDLDDVQNVTANFEMSDSCYEMLYGA